The following are encoded in a window of Apis mellifera strain DH4 linkage group LG10, Amel_HAv3.1, whole genome shotgun sequence genomic DNA:
- the LOC412035 gene encoding condensin complex subunit 1 isoform X2, which produces MEHFIDELLQNRNGQYFVEKIVSIRILPQALDEAKSALQMNGINFILDHFDTFFSLIVHGNKIELPIIMRGFSRIHKAIEILVNDLENIFENGKELEEEDRLRFLNINKMLTYLFSWLLCHIDDEISKDVNDKYIGKRKKSAKSDIEEEWESDREKALEHIYRLLQLPLQKLWQPPIVEDSFIILFTKVCYKVLEQCKDSKCKHIRETIFEILGTSVKKYNHGISCVIRIIQLVKLHDILASHIAIGIIYMIKNCGCNGLIKEIMKEIDQSELSEPDSRNISIFLETIAASEPNLIIPILDDVMDYLGSEHYTMRNCTISIICEVIQKALTGDDLTQEQKVQRDECLNSLEEHILDNNAYVRSKVLQVWQRLCCEGAIPLARQGRLLAATALRLEDKSASVRKQALQLMRALLQSNPFAATLNKIEISKSLEKEEIKLRKLQTESVSKSVRGDNERLEFWNTLLPEIRKVLKEVINNEKNTDIEYDNEDEDINTDTAFEYIRQLMLKEKIFEAVTYLWKVCIKLKQKPDIENLSPEAKEECLFLFLLKTFMESENNLNNLKENIEEKQSIEENKEKEEIIAIKRVINYLRHCLEFATELEIAIPMTEKLLFSTTATDAIESCTLLGIASKFGIVGSAVAIRDALFQVFHRDQSVRNNIAVVYKDLYLNKNENQKSKRQKALTCMRSLIDLLKELQPGQSQALTQLILIWYNNNDIDNEMLQVLWETFSMKSPDTDSLDSRSALMLLTMIAQTQSCIISDNLEVLIKVGFGSRAKTDLLLARDTCRALLIIKHKNDDIEKSSIRYPNDHEMFKEILSLLIENFINIEEDGYISFATDAINAIYHLANQPDHLMKQVLSQVCIRGHFNNDSTQNTVSLFLLSKLLYLIGHIAIKEMVHLDTSVYKELKRRDIVRNLRKEKKSDKNEKDVNTIQRSKIEVSTPNSARQIILNKETSLIMEDNGEEAVEGATMDSNAEFINEILENHVVTGDGLLVNFVPLVLDVCQYHDKYNNEDIQAAGALALSKMMTVSSSFCEKSLQLLITILERSPYPGIRANVLIGISDLTTRFPNQIEPWMKHVYGRLRDEDTNVRRTCVRVLSSLIMREMVRVRGQISELALCIVDKDSQIRQDAKQFFKALSQKGNALYNVMPDILSRLTDPDLDINESDFQEILKHILNLLQKEKQIDSIIDKICARFKLATTERQWRDFAYCLSLMQFSVKSIRHLIESLPLLKDKIHHKQVLKALQSVIEQTKKKPNTKTICTELEEKIEELLKGTEDSKEDNTVIMPPPAVPKSRKRNKRVSNSEEEDDNIDSDSDLTSITKTKGSKKRKSWGCKSSSSSDSDNDLTIKTPRKQLKENAPAQTITRSSRKKRVNSIAATPSSLPKRNKQVTPMRIPERSSARLSQSRMRN; this is translated from the exons ATGGaacattttatt GATGAACTTTTACAAAATCGGAATGGAcaatattttgttgaaaaaattgtttcgatacGAATATTACCACAAGCTCTTGATG AAGCTAAATCAGCACTTCAAATGAAtggaatcaattttatattagatcattttgatacatttttctctttaattgttcatggaaataaaattgaattaccaATTATTATGCGTGGTTTTAGTAGAATTCATaaag ctattgaaatattagtaaatgatttggaaaatatatttgaaaatggaaaagaattggaagaagaagatagattaagatttttaaatataaataaaatgcttacatatttattctctTGGCTTCTTTGTCATATAGATGATGAAATTTCTAaagatgtaaatgataaatatataggcaag CGTAAAAAATCAGCAAAATCAGATATAGAAGAAGAATGGGAAAGTGATAGAGAAAAAGCATTAGAacatatttatagattattacaaTTACCATTACAAAAACTTTGGCAACCTCCTATTGTAGAAGattcatttataat attattcacTAAAGTGTGCTATAAAGTTTTAGAACAATGTAAAGATTCAAAATGTAAACATATAcgagaaacaatttttgag attttaggAACttcagttaaaaaatataatcatggTATAAGCTgtgtaataagaattattcag ttaGTAAAATTACATGATATACTAGCATCTCATATAGCtattggaattatatatatgattaaaaattgtggTTGTAAtggtttaataaaagaaataatgaaggAGATTGATCAAAGTGAATTATCTGAACCTGATAGTcgtaatatatcaatatttctagAAACTATTGCTGCTTCTGAACCAAATCTTATAATTCCTATTCTTGATGATGTAATGGATTATTTGGGTAGCgag CACTATACTATGAGAAATTGTACTATTAGTATTATATGTGAAGTTATACAAAAAGCATTGACTGGAGATGATCTTACACAAGAACAAAAAGTTCAACGTGATGAATGCCTTAATAGTTTGGAAGAACATATTCTTGATAATAATGCTTATGTTAGATCAAAAGTTTTGCAAGTTTGGCAACGTTTATGTTGTGAAGGAGCTATTCCATTAGCGAGGCAAGGAAGACTTTTAGCTGCTACTGCATTACGTTTAGAAGATAAAAGTGCAAGTGTACGAAAACAAGCATTACAATTAATGCGTGCTTTATTACAAAGCAATCCATTTGCTGCTACA ttaaataaaatagaaatatctaaatcactagaaaaagaagaaataaaacttaGAAAGTTACAAACTGAAAGTGTTAGTAAAAGTGTTCGTGGTGATAATGAGAGATTAGAATTTTGGAATACTTTACTTCCAGAAATAAGGAAAGTATTAAAAgaagttattaataatgaaaaaaatacggACATAGAATAtg ataatgaagatgaagatataaatacagatacagcatttgaatatataagacaattaatgttaaaagaaaaaatttttgaagcaGTAACATATTTATGGAAAGTTTGTATAAAACTGAAGCAAAAACCAGATATAGAAAATCTTTCTCCTGAAGCAAAAGAAGAatgtttattcttatttttattaaaaacatttatggaatctgaaaataatttaaataatttaaaagaaaatatagaagaaaaacaatCAATAgaggaaaacaaagaaaaagaagaaataatagcaataaaacgagttataaattatttgaga caTTGTTTGGAATTTGCAACTGAATTAGAAATTGCTATACCTATGACAGAAAAGTTACTTTTTTCTACTACAGCAACCGATGCTATTGAATCATGCACTTTACTTGGAATTGCTTCTAAATTTGGCATAGTTGGATCTGCAGTTGCTATTCGTGATGCTTTGTTTCAAGTATTTCATCGTGATCAATCAGTTCGTAATAATATCGCGGTAGTATATAaagatctttatttaaataaaaatgagaatcaaaaatcaaaacgaCAAAAAGCTCTTACATGTATGAGATccttaattgatttattaaaggaACTTCAACCAGGTCAAAGTCAAGCTTTAACTCAGCTTATTTTAAtatggtataataataatgatatagatAATGAAATGTTACag gtTTTATGGGAaactttttcaatgaaatcacCAGACACAGATTCATTAGATAGTAGATCTGCtttaatgttattaacaaTGATAGCTCAAACTCAAAGTTGTATTATAAGTGATAATTTAgaagtattaataaaagtagGATTTGGATCTAGAGCAAAAACTGATCTTTTATTAGCCAGAGACACATGTAGAGCATTGCTAatcataaaacataaaaatgatgatattgaaaaatcatctattag gtATCCCAATGATCATGAAATgtttaaagaaattctttccttattaatagaaaattttataaatatagaagaagatggatatatttcatttgcaaCTGATGCAATTAATGCTATTTATCAT ttagcAAATCAGCCTGATCATTTAATGAAACAAGTGCTATCACAAGTGTGTATTCGAggacattttaataatgattcaaCTCAAAATACTGTTtcactttttttactttctaaattattatatttgattggaCATATTGCAATCAAAGAAATGGTTCATTTAGATACATcagtttataaagaattaaaacgaAGAGATATTGTacgaaatttaagaaaagaaaaaaaatcagataaaaatgaaaaagatgtaAATACAATTCAGAGATCAAAAATAGAGGTTTCTACTCCAAATAGTGCAAGACAAATAATTCTCAATAAAGAA acaaGTTTAATTATGGAAGATAATGGAGAGGAAGCTGTAGAAGGAGCAACAATGGATTCAAATgcagaatttataaatgaaatcctTGAAAATCATGTTGTAACTGGAGATGGACTCTTAGTAAATTTTGT tcCATTAGTGTTAGATGTATGTCAATATCatgataagtataataatgaaGATATACAAGCTGCTGGAGCTCTTGCTCTTAGTAAAATGATGACAGTGAGCTCCagtttttgtgaaaaatctttacaacttttaattacaatactaGAACGTTCACCATATCCTGGTATTCGTGCTAATGTCCTTATTGGAATAAGTGATCTTACGACAAGATTTCCAAATCAGATTGAACCATGGATGAAACATGTTTATGGcag actCCGTGATGAAGATACAAATGTAAGACGTACATGTGTTCGAGTTTTATCAAGTCTTATAATGAGAGAAATGGTGCGCGTGAGAGGTCAAATATCAGAATTAGCTCTTTGTATAGTTGATAAAGATTCTCAAATTCGACAAGAtgcaaaacaattttttaaagcacttTCACAAAAAGGCAATGCTTTGTATAATGTAATGCCTGATATTTTATCTCGATTAACTGATCCTGATTTAGATATAAACGAATcagattttcaagaaattttgaa gcatattttgaatttattacaaaaagaaaaacaaattgattccattattgataaaatttgtgcTAGATTTAAATTGGCTACTACAGAAAGACAATGGCGTGATTTTGCATATTGTCTTTCACTTATGCAATTTAgtgtaaaaa gTATACGTCATCTTATTGAAAGTTTACCTTTactgaaagataaaattcacCACAAGCAAGTTTTAAAAGCATTACAGTCTGTTATCGaacaaacaaagaaaaaaccaaatacaaaaacaatatgtacagaattagaagaaaaaatagaagaacttCTTAAAGGAACAGAAGATTCAAAAGAGGATAATACTGTGATAATGCCACCACCAGCAGTACCAAAATCAAGAAAACGTAATAAACGTGTAAGTAATagtgaagaagaagatgataaTATTGACAGTGATTCTGATTTAACATCAATAACGAaaa CAAAAggttctaaaaaaagaaaatcgtggGGATGCAAATCGAGTTCTAGTTCGGATTCAGATAatgatttaacaataaaaactcCTAGAAAGCaac ttaaagAAAATGCACCTGCACAGACCATAACAAGATCAAGTCGAAAAAAGCGCGTTAATTCAATTGCAGCTACACCATCATCATTaccaaaaagaaataaacaagtAACACCCATGCGTATTCCGGAAAGATCTTCAGCACGTTTATCCCAATCACGAAtgaggaattaa
- the LOC412035 gene encoding condensin complex subunit 1 isoform X3, with amino-acid sequence MNGINFILDHFDTFFSLIVHGNKIELPIIMRGFSRIHKAIEILVNDLENIFENGKELEEEDRLRFLNINKMLTYLFSWLLCHIDDEISKDVNDKYIGKRKKSAKSDIEEEWESDREKALEHIYRLLQLPLQKLWQPPIVEDSFIILFTKVCYKVLEQCKDSKCKHIRETIFEILGTSVKKYNHGISCVIRIIQLVKLHDILASHIAIGIIYMIKNCGCNGLIKEIMKEIDQSELSEPDSRNISIFLETIAASEPNLIIPILDDVMDYLGSEHYTMRNCTISIICEVIQKALTGDDLTQEQKVQRDECLNSLEEHILDNNAYVRSKVLQVWQRLCCEGAIPLARQGRLLAATALRLEDKSASVRKQALQLMRALLQSNPFAATLNKIEISKSLEKEEIKLRKLQTESVSKSVRGDNERLEFWNTLLPEIRKVLKEVINNEKNTDIEYDNEDEDINTDTAFEYIRQLMLKEKIFEAVTYLWKVCIKLKQKPDIENLSPEAKEECLFLFLLKTFMESENNLNNLKENIEEKQSIEENKEKEEIIAIKRVINYLRHCLEFATELEIAIPMTEKLLFSTTATDAIESCTLLGIASKFGIVGSAVAIRDALFQVFHRDQSVRNNIAVVYKDLYLNKNENQKSKRQKALTCMRSLIDLLKELQPGQSQALTQLILIWYNNNDIDNEMLQVLWETFSMKSPDTDSLDSRSALMLLTMIAQTQSCIISDNLEVLIKVGFGSRAKTDLLLARDTCRALLIIKHKNDDIEKSSIRYPNDHEMFKEILSLLIENFINIEEDGYISFATDAINAIYHLANQPDHLMKQVLSQVCIRGHFNNDSTQNTVSLFLLSKLLYLIGHIAIKEMVHLDTSVYKELKRRDIVRNLRKEKKSDKNEKDVNTIQRSKIEVSTPNSARQIILNKETSLIMEDNGEEAVEGATMDSNAEFINEILENHVVTGDGLLVNFVPLVLDVCQYHDKYNNEDIQAAGALALSKMMTVSSSFCEKSLQLLITILERSPYPGIRANVLIGISDLTTRFPNQIEPWMKHVYGRLRDEDTNVRRTCVRVLSSLIMREMVRVRGQISELALCIVDKDSQIRQDAKQFFKALSQKGNALYNVMPDILSRLTDPDLDINESDFQEILKHILNLLQKEKQIDSIIDKICARFKLATTERQWRDFAYCLSLMQFSVKSIRHLIESLPLLKDKIHHKQVLKALQSVIEQTKKKPNTKTICTELEEKIEELLKGTEDSKEDNTVIMPPPAVPKSRKRNKRVSNSEEEDDNIDSDSDLTSITKTKGSKKRKSWGCKSSSSSDSDNDLTIKTPRKQLKENAPAQTITRSSRKKRVNSIAATPSSLPKRNKQVTPMRIPERSSARLSQSRMRN; translated from the exons ATGAAtggaatcaattttatattagatcattttgatacatttttctctttaattgttcatggaaataaaattgaattaccaATTATTATGCGTGGTTTTAGTAGAATTCATaaag ctattgaaatattagtaaatgatttggaaaatatatttgaaaatggaaaagaattggaagaagaagatagattaagatttttaaatataaataaaatgcttacatatttattctctTGGCTTCTTTGTCATATAGATGATGAAATTTCTAaagatgtaaatgataaatatataggcaag CGTAAAAAATCAGCAAAATCAGATATAGAAGAAGAATGGGAAAGTGATAGAGAAAAAGCATTAGAacatatttatagattattacaaTTACCATTACAAAAACTTTGGCAACCTCCTATTGTAGAAGattcatttataat attattcacTAAAGTGTGCTATAAAGTTTTAGAACAATGTAAAGATTCAAAATGTAAACATATAcgagaaacaatttttgag attttaggAACttcagttaaaaaatataatcatggTATAAGCTgtgtaataagaattattcag ttaGTAAAATTACATGATATACTAGCATCTCATATAGCtattggaattatatatatgattaaaaattgtggTTGTAAtggtttaataaaagaaataatgaaggAGATTGATCAAAGTGAATTATCTGAACCTGATAGTcgtaatatatcaatatttctagAAACTATTGCTGCTTCTGAACCAAATCTTATAATTCCTATTCTTGATGATGTAATGGATTATTTGGGTAGCgag CACTATACTATGAGAAATTGTACTATTAGTATTATATGTGAAGTTATACAAAAAGCATTGACTGGAGATGATCTTACACAAGAACAAAAAGTTCAACGTGATGAATGCCTTAATAGTTTGGAAGAACATATTCTTGATAATAATGCTTATGTTAGATCAAAAGTTTTGCAAGTTTGGCAACGTTTATGTTGTGAAGGAGCTATTCCATTAGCGAGGCAAGGAAGACTTTTAGCTGCTACTGCATTACGTTTAGAAGATAAAAGTGCAAGTGTACGAAAACAAGCATTACAATTAATGCGTGCTTTATTACAAAGCAATCCATTTGCTGCTACA ttaaataaaatagaaatatctaaatcactagaaaaagaagaaataaaacttaGAAAGTTACAAACTGAAAGTGTTAGTAAAAGTGTTCGTGGTGATAATGAGAGATTAGAATTTTGGAATACTTTACTTCCAGAAATAAGGAAAGTATTAAAAgaagttattaataatgaaaaaaatacggACATAGAATAtg ataatgaagatgaagatataaatacagatacagcatttgaatatataagacaattaatgttaaaagaaaaaatttttgaagcaGTAACATATTTATGGAAAGTTTGTATAAAACTGAAGCAAAAACCAGATATAGAAAATCTTTCTCCTGAAGCAAAAGAAGAatgtttattcttatttttattaaaaacatttatggaatctgaaaataatttaaataatttaaaagaaaatatagaagaaaaacaatCAATAgaggaaaacaaagaaaaagaagaaataatagcaataaaacgagttataaattatttgaga caTTGTTTGGAATTTGCAACTGAATTAGAAATTGCTATACCTATGACAGAAAAGTTACTTTTTTCTACTACAGCAACCGATGCTATTGAATCATGCACTTTACTTGGAATTGCTTCTAAATTTGGCATAGTTGGATCTGCAGTTGCTATTCGTGATGCTTTGTTTCAAGTATTTCATCGTGATCAATCAGTTCGTAATAATATCGCGGTAGTATATAaagatctttatttaaataaaaatgagaatcaaaaatcaaaacgaCAAAAAGCTCTTACATGTATGAGATccttaattgatttattaaaggaACTTCAACCAGGTCAAAGTCAAGCTTTAACTCAGCTTATTTTAAtatggtataataataatgatatagatAATGAAATGTTACag gtTTTATGGGAaactttttcaatgaaatcacCAGACACAGATTCATTAGATAGTAGATCTGCtttaatgttattaacaaTGATAGCTCAAACTCAAAGTTGTATTATAAGTGATAATTTAgaagtattaataaaagtagGATTTGGATCTAGAGCAAAAACTGATCTTTTATTAGCCAGAGACACATGTAGAGCATTGCTAatcataaaacataaaaatgatgatattgaaaaatcatctattag gtATCCCAATGATCATGAAATgtttaaagaaattctttccttattaatagaaaattttataaatatagaagaagatggatatatttcatttgcaaCTGATGCAATTAATGCTATTTATCAT ttagcAAATCAGCCTGATCATTTAATGAAACAAGTGCTATCACAAGTGTGTATTCGAggacattttaataatgattcaaCTCAAAATACTGTTtcactttttttactttctaaattattatatttgattggaCATATTGCAATCAAAGAAATGGTTCATTTAGATACATcagtttataaagaattaaaacgaAGAGATATTGTacgaaatttaagaaaagaaaaaaaatcagataaaaatgaaaaagatgtaAATACAATTCAGAGATCAAAAATAGAGGTTTCTACTCCAAATAGTGCAAGACAAATAATTCTCAATAAAGAA acaaGTTTAATTATGGAAGATAATGGAGAGGAAGCTGTAGAAGGAGCAACAATGGATTCAAATgcagaatttataaatgaaatcctTGAAAATCATGTTGTAACTGGAGATGGACTCTTAGTAAATTTTGT tcCATTAGTGTTAGATGTATGTCAATATCatgataagtataataatgaaGATATACAAGCTGCTGGAGCTCTTGCTCTTAGTAAAATGATGACAGTGAGCTCCagtttttgtgaaaaatctttacaacttttaattacaatactaGAACGTTCACCATATCCTGGTATTCGTGCTAATGTCCTTATTGGAATAAGTGATCTTACGACAAGATTTCCAAATCAGATTGAACCATGGATGAAACATGTTTATGGcag actCCGTGATGAAGATACAAATGTAAGACGTACATGTGTTCGAGTTTTATCAAGTCTTATAATGAGAGAAATGGTGCGCGTGAGAGGTCAAATATCAGAATTAGCTCTTTGTATAGTTGATAAAGATTCTCAAATTCGACAAGAtgcaaaacaattttttaaagcacttTCACAAAAAGGCAATGCTTTGTATAATGTAATGCCTGATATTTTATCTCGATTAACTGATCCTGATTTAGATATAAACGAATcagattttcaagaaattttgaa gcatattttgaatttattacaaaaagaaaaacaaattgattccattattgataaaatttgtgcTAGATTTAAATTGGCTACTACAGAAAGACAATGGCGTGATTTTGCATATTGTCTTTCACTTATGCAATTTAgtgtaaaaa gTATACGTCATCTTATTGAAAGTTTACCTTTactgaaagataaaattcacCACAAGCAAGTTTTAAAAGCATTACAGTCTGTTATCGaacaaacaaagaaaaaaccaaatacaaaaacaatatgtacagaattagaagaaaaaatagaagaacttCTTAAAGGAACAGAAGATTCAAAAGAGGATAATACTGTGATAATGCCACCACCAGCAGTACCAAAATCAAGAAAACGTAATAAACGTGTAAGTAATagtgaagaagaagatgataaTATTGACAGTGATTCTGATTTAACATCAATAACGAaaa CAAAAggttctaaaaaaagaaaatcgtggGGATGCAAATCGAGTTCTAGTTCGGATTCAGATAatgatttaacaataaaaactcCTAGAAAGCaac ttaaagAAAATGCACCTGCACAGACCATAACAAGATCAAGTCGAAAAAAGCGCGTTAATTCAATTGCAGCTACACCATCATCATTaccaaaaagaaataaacaagtAACACCCATGCGTATTCCGGAAAGATCTTCAGCACGTTTATCCCAATCACGAAtgaggaattaa